From the Candidatus Woesearchaeota archaeon genome, one window contains:
- a CDS encoding glycosyltransferase family 4 protein, giving the protein MRIVHLVGFYSPELGYQESYLAEQHARMGHEVHVIASDRPYPFPNIKKIMKDARARLEKEKGRNDSGVKVHRLNSWRVYADLILLFGIKKKLREIRPDVVFAHESRQSPPYYAGMWKKELGYVLVTDQHDFHHHIPKHSLAKKLLREIDYVIVRNPMVRKALKRSDGIIAVTRETKAYLKKQFKLKDEDVALVELGVDEKAFTNNPKARLRIRKAHGIKDSDVAFAFAGTIVRRKGIEMLIEAFAKMANMDSRLMIIGDGEEAYMEELKQLSADLGVQDSVIFTGFVPKAELPEFFSAADVGVWPGNNSVIIMEAMACGLPVIMVDLQLSHLVGYNNGMKFHSGDLAELQSCMQKMMDTRLRKKLAGNSRKACEKNYSYASIARQFLEVAKKAGEKRHIKLDI; this is encoded by the coding sequence ATGCGAATCGTCCATCTTGTCGGGTTTTACAGCCCTGAACTGGGATACCAGGAAAGCTACCTGGCCGAGCAGCATGCAAGGATGGGCCATGAGGTTCATGTAATTGCATCTGACAGGCCTTACCCCTTCCCGAACATAAAGAAAATAATGAAGGATGCCAGGGCAAGGCTTGAAAAGGAAAAAGGCAGGAATGACAGCGGGGTAAAAGTGCACCGGCTGAATTCCTGGAGGGTTTATGCAGACCTTATCCTGCTATTTGGCATCAAGAAGAAATTAAGGGAAATCAGGCCCGATGTTGTTTTTGCCCATGAAAGCAGGCAGTCCCCTCCCTACTACGCAGGCATGTGGAAAAAGGAATTGGGCTATGTCCTTGTGACAGACCAGCATGACTTTCACCACCATATCCCAAAACACAGCCTGGCCAAGAAACTTCTGCGGGAAATTGACTATGTGATTGTGCGGAACCCAATGGTGCGAAAAGCCCTGAAAAGGAGCGACGGGATTATTGCTGTCACAAGGGAAACAAAGGCTTACCTGAAAAAGCAATTCAAGCTGAAGGACGAGGATGTTGCACTCGTTGAGCTGGGTGTTGATGAAAAGGCATTCACCAACAATCCAAAGGCAAGGTTGAGGATCAGGAAAGCCCATGGCATAAAGGATTCGGATGTTGCTTTTGCATTCGCAGGCACCATAGTCAGGAGAAAGGGGATAGAAATGCTCATAGAGGCCTTTGCCAAAATGGCAAACATGGACTCAAGGCTGATGATAATCGGCGACGGGGAAGAAGCCTACATGGAAGAGCTGAAACAGCTTTCAGCTGACCTTGGCGTGCAGGATTCTGTAATTTTTACAGGCTTTGTTCCCAAGGCTGAGCTTCCGGAATTTTTTTCTGCAGCTGATGTGGGGGTATGGCCTGGCAACAATTCAGTCATAATCATGGAGGCCATGGCATGCGGGCTCCCTGTAATCATGGTAGACCTGCAATTGAGCCACCTTGTTGGCTACAACAATGGCATGAAATTCCACTCAGGCGACCTGGCAGAGCTGCAATCCTGCATGCAAAAAATGATGGACACAAGATTGAGGAAAAAACTTGCAGGCAATTCAAGAAAGGCCTGCGAAAAAAACTATTCTTATGCAAGCATCGCCAGGCAGTTCCTGGAAGTTGCCAAAAAAGCAGGAGAAAAAAGGCATATTAAGCTGGACATCTGA
- a CDS encoding DegT/DnrJ/EryC1/StrS family aminotransferase, whose protein sequence is MIPISKPYIGPEEMDAVMEVMKSGMIAQGPKVRQFEESIANYCRAKHAIAVNSGTAALHASLYAAGIGPGDEVITVPFTFAATANSVIMQNAKPIFCDIEEKTFNIDPGQVEKHITKKTKAILPVDLYGQAYDVDAIREIAAKHSLKIIEDACQAIGAEYRGRRAGTFGDIGAFSFYATKNIATAEGGMIVTDNAEYAEQARRFRHHGQSEQTRYEYFDLGYNYRMTDIQAAIGIEQLKRLEDWVKKRIGNARFLTEKLSKIEGIIPPAVKPQCRHVFHQYTIRIKGFKLSRDEVTSSLKQKGIGTGVYYPKPLHMHPFYAKMGYKEGMFPVSEQASREVVSLPVHASLSQDDLSAIAAAFEEM, encoded by the coding sequence ATGATTCCGATTTCTAAGCCTTATATCGGGCCAGAGGAAATGGACGCTGTCATGGAAGTGATGAAGTCAGGCATGATTGCGCAGGGGCCCAAAGTCAGGCAATTTGAGGAGAGCATTGCAAATTATTGCAGGGCCAAGCATGCCATTGCAGTCAACAGCGGCACAGCTGCCTTGCATGCGAGCCTGTATGCAGCCGGGATAGGGCCGGGTGACGAGGTCATAACTGTTCCATTCACTTTCGCAGCTACGGCGAATTCCGTAATCATGCAGAATGCAAAGCCAATATTCTGCGATATTGAGGAAAAGACTTTCAACATTGACCCGGGACAGGTTGAGAAGCATATAACAAAGAAAACAAAGGCAATTCTCCCTGTTGACCTTTATGGCCAGGCCTATGATGTTGACGCCATCAGGGAAATAGCGGCAAAGCACAGCCTCAAGATCATTGAGGATGCTTGCCAGGCAATAGGCGCAGAATATCGCGGCCGAAGGGCCGGAACATTTGGTGACATTGGCGCCTTTTCATTTTATGCCACGAAGAATATTGCCACTGCAGAAGGCGGCATGATTGTTACAGACAATGCTGAGTATGCAGAACAGGCAAGGCGATTTCGGCACCATGGCCAGTCAGAGCAGACACGCTACGAGTATTTTGACCTGGGCTACAATTACAGGATGACTGATATCCAGGCGGCAATTGGCATCGAGCAGCTGAAAAGGCTGGAGGACTGGGTAAAGAAACGCATAGGCAATGCAAGATTCCTCACTGAAAAGCTTTCAAAAATTGAAGGCATTATCCCTCCTGCGGTCAAGCCGCAGTGCAGGCATGTCTTCCACCAATACACTATCCGGATCAAAGGGTTCAAGCTCAGCAGGGATGAGGTGACTTCATCGCTGAAGCAAAAGGGCATAGGCACCGGGGTCTATTACCCAAAGCCATTGCACATGCATCCATTCTACGCTAAAATGGGTTACAAGGAAGGCATGTTTCCAGTGTCCGAGCAGGCATCCAGGGAAGTGGTATCCCTGCCAGTCCATGCTTCGCTGAGCCAGGATGACCTTTCTGCTATTGCAGCAGCCTTTGAGGAAATGTAA
- a CDS encoding glycosyltransferase family 2 protein, which yields MPGNAAKNQNAAKKGKSGMPRISVIILNWNGRKIIGNCLKSVFQQAVPPHEVIVVDNGSTDGSQEFVKTRFRQARLVELKANKGFAEGNNQGIRKASSDWVFVLNNDAVLDKDCLKKIGHEILKDKKTGDSEKVGMYSTNMVYMDTNRVDSLGLAISKLGLSHDIKEESNIHKLKGPCGGAAIYSRKMLESLKDANGYYDRDFFIYFEDADLAWRASREGWKCRLAKDAIVHHMHGETTRKMKDPFLFFFIRNRVLSFKKNNELGLIGLLLFLALQKIVLIKYLFKGKFFLAFSAIIEGFSGILSQPKEIFLRYGKSS from the coding sequence ATGCCAGGCAATGCAGCAAAAAATCAAAATGCCGCGAAGAAAGGCAAATCAGGAATGCCCAGGATATCTGTCATAATTCTAAATTGGAATGGCAGGAAGATTATTGGCAATTGTCTGAAGTCAGTCTTTCAGCAGGCAGTTCCGCCCCATGAGGTTATTGTAGTGGACAATGGCTCCACTGACGGCAGCCAGGAATTTGTGAAAACAAGGTTCAGGCAGGCCAGGCTTGTTGAGCTGAAGGCCAACAAGGGATTTGCAGAGGGAAACAACCAGGGGATAAGAAAAGCAAGCAGCGACTGGGTGTTTGTCCTAAATAATGATGCTGTCCTTGACAAGGATTGCCTGAAAAAAATTGGCCATGAAATTTTGAAAGATAAAAAAACAGGGGATTCGGAAAAAGTAGGGATGTACTCCACGAACATGGTCTACATGGACACAAACAGAGTGGACAGCCTCGGCCTGGCAATTAGCAAGCTTGGCCTGTCCCATGACATCAAGGAGGAAAGCAATATCCATAAGCTTAAAGGCCCATGCGGCGGCGCTGCGATATACAGCAGGAAAATGCTTGAGTCACTGAAGGATGCGAACGGCTATTATGACAGGGATTTCTTCATTTATTTTGAGGATGCTGACCTGGCATGGCGTGCCTCCCGCGAAGGATGGAAATGCAGATTGGCGAAGGATGCGATTGTCCACCACATGCACGGCGAGACCACCAGGAAAATGAAAGACCCATTCCTTTTTTTCTTCATAAGGAACAGGGTATTGTCCTTCAAAAAGAACAATGAGCTTGGGCTTATTGGCCTCCTGCTTTTTTTGGCGCTGCAGAAGATAGTCCTGATTAAGTATCTGTTCAAGGGCAAGTTCTTCCTGGCATTCTCTGCAATTATCGAGGGCTTTTCGGGCATTTTGAGCCAGCCAAAAGAAATTTTTCTCAGGTATGGGAAAAGTTCTTAG
- a CDS encoding class I SAM-dependent methyltransferase, which yields MPKRKLHLGCGVDIKKGYINLDKAKAPGVDVVHDLSVYPWPFKNNYFDEVYSQDVIEHVDDLWKTMKEIQRICRKGATVRIIVPYWHSSAAFYPDHNYYFNIDSFKFFTNPTRLYDSHYCVRLIKVKDIPSKFGWLIPPIPLPKKLFPNALHLRHLMSYLLGEIVLKLDFEFKVMK from the coding sequence ATGCCAAAAAGGAAGCTTCACCTGGGATGCGGAGTCGACATAAAGAAAGGCTACATTAACCTTGACAAGGCAAAGGCGCCCGGCGTGGACGTGGTGCATGATCTGAGCGTTTATCCATGGCCCTTCAAGAACAATTATTTTGATGAAGTCTATTCCCAGGATGTCATTGAGCATGTGGACGACCTTTGGAAAACCATGAAGGAAATCCAGAGGATTTGCAGGAAAGGCGCGACGGTCAGGATCATTGTCCCCTACTGGCATTCTTCAGCCGCATTCTACCCTGACCACAACTATTATTTCAACATTGACAGCTTCAAGTTCTTTACAAATCCCACACGGTTGTACGACTCGCATTATTGCGTGAGGCTGATAAAAGTAAAGGACATACCCTCAAAGTTCGGCTGGCTGATTCCTCCAATCCCCCTGCCAAAAAAACTATTTCCAAATGCTTTGCACCTGAGACATCTAATGAGCTATCTTCTCGGCGAAATAGTGCTGAAGCTTGATTTTGAGTTTAAGGTAATGAAGTGA
- a CDS encoding Gfo/Idh/MocA family oxidoreductase: MRSENSKPVNVAVIGTGVMGKNHVRVYASMKNANVSLVAVADSSQANLDKVANDYPDLKINFYSDYAEMLSREKIQAVSVCVPTKMHFEVASRVMEKGIHCLVEKPLAANVDEAKKLIAIAEKHKVKLFVGHIERFNPVVQELKKRMARGDLGRIYKISSTRLSPFPSRILDVGVTIDLAVHEIDIINYLTESDVLHVFAETARKIHSKSEDLLIATIRFENDILGVINCNWLTPKKVREITITGEKGMFHANYLLQELYFYANEFVNGKLDYSAGPFTVIEGKMQKIDIRKKEPLLAELESFVDCVRTGSKPAVSGADGMHAINIATKLIQSASQGEVIKV; the protein is encoded by the coding sequence ATGCGCTCTGAAAATTCAAAGCCTGTCAATGTCGCTGTTATAGGCACGGGAGTAATGGGGAAGAACCATGTTAGGGTATATGCCTCCATGAAAAATGCAAATGTCAGCCTTGTTGCTGTTGCAGACTCAAGCCAGGCAAACCTTGACAAAGTTGCAAATGATTATCCTGATTTGAAAATCAATTTTTATTCAGATTACGCAGAAATGCTTTCAAGGGAAAAAATCCAGGCAGTTTCCGTATGCGTTCCAACAAAAATGCATTTTGAAGTTGCTTCAAGGGTAATGGAAAAGGGCATCCATTGCCTTGTCGAGAAGCCCCTTGCTGCAAATGTTGACGAGGCCAAAAAGCTGATTGCCATTGCTGAAAAGCACAAGGTGAAACTTTTTGTCGGCCATATCGAGCGATTCAACCCTGTTGTCCAGGAGCTGAAGAAGCGAATGGCAAGGGGCGACTTGGGCAGGATTTACAAGATCAGCTCGACGAGGCTGTCACCTTTCCCGAGCAGAATCCTGGATGTTGGTGTCACTATTGACCTGGCTGTGCATGAGATAGACATCATCAATTACCTCACTGAGTCGGATGTGCTTCATGTTTTTGCTGAAACCGCAAGAAAAATCCATTCCAAAAGCGAAGACCTTCTTATCGCCACAATCAGGTTTGAGAATGACATACTCGGCGTGATCAACTGCAACTGGCTAACGCCTAAAAAAGTAAGGGAAATTACAATAACCGGGGAAAAAGGCATGTTCCATGCCAATTACCTTTTGCAGGAGCTCTATTTTTATGCCAATGAATTTGTAAATGGAAAGTTGGACTACTCTGCCGGGCCATTCACCGTAATTGAAGGCAAGATGCAAAAAATCGACATCCGGAAAAAAGAGCCGCTGCTTGCCGAGCTTGAGTCTTTTGTCGACTGCGTAAGGACAGGCTCAAAGCCGGCTGTTTCAGGCGCAGATGGCATGCATGCCATCAATATCGCCACAAAGCTTATCCAGTCCGCGAGCCAGGGCGAGGTGATCAAGGTATGA
- a CDS encoding nucleotide sugar dehydrogenase: MSSARNGAKGAPGYSKWRPEVIGLGKAGLPLAAVIADSGIKVTGVDINKNTVLMINNGKNPIPEEPGLSGLIHEHIGENLIATSDAESAARQSNVHIVIVPLFIDHKKNPDFRAIVSALTSIGKGLKKNDLVVLETTVPVGTTNGLVKETLEKTSRLRAGRDFFLAFSPERIMTGYSISRFREFPKIVGGIDDKSTEKAYEFYKIFAKIRKVKDAKTAELTKIAEGIYRDVNIALANELWQSAEKYGVDYWLVKAAASHQYCSLLEPGLVGGHCIPVYPWFIINENALPLIETARNVNDSMIRLFASRAIAIAKPKKPAKIAILGLSYREGVKEHAYAQSIPLIALLKKEGHQVFGFDPLYTGEETEKIFGAKPLASADEAKNMDAVILVNKLTQYRQMLQKIREKVVDIKNVLA; the protein is encoded by the coding sequence ATGAGCAGCGCCAGGAATGGAGCAAAGGGGGCTCCAGGCTACTCAAAATGGAGGCCCGAGGTTATCGGGCTTGGCAAGGCAGGCCTTCCTTTGGCAGCAGTTATTGCGGATTCAGGAATTAAGGTTACAGGGGTGGACATTAATAAAAATACAGTCCTGATGATTAACAATGGAAAAAACCCAATCCCTGAAGAGCCGGGCCTTTCCGGGCTTATCCATGAGCACATTGGGGAAAATCTCATTGCCACATCAGATGCTGAGTCTGCGGCAAGACAGTCAAATGTCCATATAGTCATTGTGCCGTTGTTCATTGACCATAAGAAAAATCCTGATTTCAGGGCAATTGTGTCTGCATTAACTTCAATTGGAAAAGGCCTTAAGAAGAATGACCTTGTTGTCCTTGAAACAACAGTGCCGGTCGGCACAACAAATGGCCTTGTGAAAGAAACCCTTGAAAAAACAAGCAGGCTCAGGGCAGGCAGGGATTTTTTCCTGGCATTCAGCCCGGAGCGGATAATGACTGGATATTCAATCTCCAGGTTCCGCGAATTCCCAAAAATCGTAGGGGGCATAGACGACAAGAGCACTGAAAAAGCATATGAATTCTACAAAATCTTTGCAAAAATACGCAAAGTCAAGGATGCCAAAACAGCAGAGCTCACAAAAATTGCAGAAGGCATATACAGAGACGTGAATATTGCCCTTGCCAATGAGCTCTGGCAGTCTGCAGAAAAATATGGCGTGGATTACTGGCTTGTAAAAGCGGCAGCCAGCCACCAGTACTGCAGTCTTCTTGAGCCCGGCCTTGTCGGCGGCCATTGCATCCCTGTTTATCCTTGGTTCATAATAAATGAAAATGCCTTGCCGCTGATTGAAACAGCGAGGAATGTCAATGACAGCATGATAAGGCTGTTTGCCAGCAGGGCCATTGCCATTGCCAAGCCGAAGAAGCCGGCAAAAATTGCGATTCTTGGCTTAAGCTATCGTGAGGGTGTGAAAGAACATGCTTATGCCCAGAGCATCCCATTGATTGCATTGCTAAAGAAAGAAGGCCACCAAGTATTTGGCTTTGACCCGCTGTACACAGGCGAAGAAACTGAGAAAATATTCGGCGCCAAGCCGCTTGCATCCGCAGATGAGGCAAAAAACATGGATGCCGTAATTCTTGTCAACAAGCTGACTCAATACAGGCAAATGCTTCAAAAAATCAGGGAAAAGGTTGTGGACATTAAGAATGTCCTTGCTTGA
- a CDS encoding NAD-dependent epimerase/dehydratase family protein, giving the protein MAKIFITGIAGFLGSHLAQKMLDEGHSVSGCDNLIGGYLDNVPDAVDFHQVDCTYLNTMKKLTKDADVVYHCACTAYEGLSVFSPHLVSQNTFQISSTLMSAAIANKVKRFVFCSSMARYGAQDKVPFTEDMVPRPQDPYGISKYAAELLLRNLSETHGMDYVIVVPHNIIGPKQKYDDPYRNVAAIMINLMLQGRQPIIYGDGSQKRCFSFVQDVNDCLKKVAFQENVVGEVINVGPDEEFITINQLAKTIARLLGFDLKPKYVAERPQEVKLASCSADKARKLLSYRTQTKLSDGLQSMIDYIKARGTKKFKYHLDLEIINDKCPATWKEKLF; this is encoded by the coding sequence ATGGCAAAAATATTCATAACCGGGATCGCAGGCTTTCTCGGCAGCCATCTTGCCCAGAAAATGCTTGATGAAGGCCATTCTGTGTCGGGCTGTGACAACCTTATAGGGGGCTATCTGGACAATGTCCCTGATGCAGTTGATTTCCATCAGGTTGATTGCACCTACCTGAATACCATGAAGAAGCTGACAAAGGATGCTGATGTTGTCTACCACTGCGCCTGCACCGCGTATGAAGGCCTCAGCGTTTTCTCGCCTCACCTTGTGAGCCAGAACACCTTCCAGATATCCTCGACACTGATGAGCGCCGCAATTGCTAACAAAGTCAAGAGGTTTGTTTTCTGCTCAAGCATGGCGCGCTATGGGGCACAGGATAAGGTGCCATTTACAGAAGACATGGTCCCCAGGCCGCAGGACCCATACGGAATTTCAAAATATGCAGCAGAGCTCCTGCTCAGGAACCTCAGCGAGACGCATGGCATGGACTATGTGATTGTTGTGCCTCACAATATAATCGGCCCCAAGCAAAAATATGATGACCCCTACCGAAATGTCGCGGCAATAATGATTAACCTCATGCTCCAGGGAAGGCAGCCAATAATCTATGGCGACGGCAGCCAGAAAAGGTGCTTTTCTTTTGTCCAGGATGTAAATGACTGCCTGAAAAAAGTGGCCTTCCAGGAAAATGTAGTGGGTGAGGTCATTAATGTCGGGCCGGACGAGGAATTTATCACAATCAACCAGCTGGCAAAGACAATAGCCAGGCTTTTGGGCTTTGACCTCAAGCCAAAATATGTCGCGGAAAGGCCGCAGGAAGTCAAGCTGGCATCCTGCAGCGCAGACAAGGCAAGAAAGCTGCTGAGTTACAGGACACAAACAAAGCTCTCTGACGGACTTCAGTCAATGATTGACTACATCAAGGCAAGGGGCACGAAGAAATTCAAGTACCACCTTGACCTGGAAATTATCAACGACAAATGCCCCGCAACCTGGAAAGAAAAGCTCTTCTAG
- the wecB gene encoding UDP-N-acetylglucosamine 2-epimerase (non-hydrolyzing) — protein sequence MKIVSIVGARPQFIKASLLSAELRKRHKEVIVHTGQHFDRNMSDVFFSQLRIPSPKYNLGISSMPRKKMIASMVKKLVPVLAREKPALVIVFGDTNSTLAGAIAAKKLQIPIAHAEAGLRSYDMKMPEEKNRRATDKLSDILLCPTHQAMHNLGKEGIGKGGKQRAFLSGDLMIELLHKNIANAGRSSILARLELKPKGYILATIHRASNTDSKKNLTQILSAFADSPIPVVIPIHPRTFKAILKFGLNNYLEGKNIRIIRPLPYFDTLALQKNAFKVITDSGGIQKEAFELGVPCITIRMNTEWAETLAKGWNRLVPSRKAAILKAINASRPSGKKPRAYSSRKASIAMVRQIEEYFK from the coding sequence ATGAAAATCGTCTCAATTGTCGGTGCCAGGCCCCAGTTTATCAAGGCATCATTGCTTTCTGCTGAGCTCCGCAAAAGGCACAAGGAAGTGATTGTGCATACAGGCCAGCATTTTGACCGCAATATGTCAGATGTTTTTTTCTCGCAATTGCGCATACCATCCCCCAAATATAATCTTGGGATTTCATCGATGCCGCGCAAAAAAATGATAGCCTCCATGGTGAAAAAGCTTGTGCCTGTCCTTGCAAGGGAAAAGCCTGCGCTTGTCATTGTTTTTGGCGACACCAACTCAACCCTGGCAGGCGCCATAGCTGCCAAAAAACTCCAGATTCCAATTGCGCATGCTGAAGCCGGCCTAAGGAGCTATGACATGAAGATGCCGGAAGAGAAAAACAGGCGAGCAACTGACAAGCTGTCAGATATCCTGCTGTGCCCGACCCATCAGGCAATGCATAACCTTGGAAAGGAGGGCATTGGAAAAGGCGGAAAGCAAAGGGCCTTTCTCTCAGGCGACCTGATGATAGAATTGCTGCATAAGAACATTGCAAATGCAGGGCGCTCCAGTATCCTGGCGCGCCTTGAGCTAAAGCCTAAGGGCTACATCCTTGCAACAATCCACCGCGCTTCGAATACCGACAGCAAAAAAAACCTCACGCAGATTTTGTCGGCATTTGCGGATTCGCCCATCCCGGTTGTCATCCCAATCCACCCCCGGACCTTCAAGGCAATCCTGAAATTCGGCCTGAATAATTATCTCGAGGGAAAAAACATCCGCATAATCCGCCCGCTGCCATATTTTGACACCCTTGCATTGCAGAAAAACGCCTTCAAGGTCATTACAGATTCAGGCGGGATTCAGAAAGAGGCATTTGAGCTGGGCGTGCCGTGCATCACAATAAGGATGAACACGGAATGGGCTGAAACATTGGCAAAAGGATGGAACAGGCTTGTGCCTTCGAGAAAGGCAGCTATCCTGAAAGCAATTAATGCCAGCAGGCCTTCAGGCAAAAAGCCAAGGGCATATTCCAGCAGGAAAGCCAGCATTGCCATGGTCAGGCAAATTGAAGAATATTTTAAATGA
- a CDS encoding N-acetyltransferase codes for MSNPKIHPTAEVSANAKIGENTMIWHRSQVREDAVIGENCILGQNVYIDFGVHIGNNVKIQNNVSVYHGVTIEDGVFVGPHVCFTNDMYPRAINPDGSLKTATDWTVSKTVVKKGASIGANSTILPVTIGEHAMIAAGSVVTKDVPPYSLVMGVPAQVVDFVCKCGTRHIKVEDGKTHKILVCETCSHKMEIAREDYEKIRSHAKKQKRDE; via the coding sequence ATGTCAAATCCCAAAATACATCCAACAGCTGAAGTTTCTGCAAATGCAAAAATTGGCGAAAATACAATGATTTGGCATCGTTCGCAGGTCAGGGAAGACGCAGTCATAGGTGAAAATTGCATCCTTGGCCAGAATGTATACATAGATTTTGGAGTCCATATAGGCAACAATGTCAAAATCCAGAATAATGTGTCAGTTTATCACGGTGTCACAATAGAAGATGGCGTGTTTGTCGGGCCGCATGTCTGCTTCACAAATGACATGTATCCTCGAGCGATAAATCCTGATGGAAGCCTTAAGACCGCGACTGACTGGACTGTATCCAAAACAGTTGTCAAGAAGGGTGCATCTATAGGCGCAAACAGCACAATCCTGCCAGTGACAATTGGCGAGCATGCAATGATAGCTGCAGGAAGCGTTGTTACCAAGGACGTTCCGCCTTATTCCCTGGTGATGGGAGTTCCTGCCCAGGTTGTGGATTTTGTGTGCAAATGCGGCACCAGGCATATAAAAGTCGAGGACGGCAAGACCCACAAGATCCTTGTGTGTGAAACATGCAGCCATAAGATGGAAATTGCGCGCGAGGATTATGAAAAAATCAGGTCCCATGCGAAAAAGCAAAAACGGGATGAGTGA
- a CDS encoding VOC family protein, whose translation MAKQIFVNMAVHDLGKAIRFFTKLGFKFNPQFTDENATCMIIGENIFVMLLVKKFFKGFIPGKEISDTSRTSEAIMGITAESREEVDGMIRKAVAAGGKEYREASDHGWMYGRAFEDLDGHIWEIFFMDKSKMPDEMKNRK comes from the coding sequence ATGGCAAAGCAGATCTTTGTTAACATGGCTGTACATGATTTAGGCAAGGCAATCAGGTTCTTTACAAAGCTGGGATTCAAATTTAACCCGCAGTTCACTGATGAAAACGCCACATGCATGATAATTGGCGAAAACATTTTTGTTATGCTATTGGTCAAGAAATTCTTCAAGGGATTTATACCTGGCAAGGAAATCAGTGACACCTCCAGAACAAGCGAGGCCATCATGGGCATAACAGCTGAAAGCAGGGAAGAAGTTGACGGGATGATACGGAAAGCTGTGGCTGCAGGAGGAAAAGAGTACAGGGAAGCATCAGACCATGGATGGATGTACGGTCGTGCTTTCGAGGATTTGGACGGTCATATATGGGAAATCTTCTTCATGGATAAAAGCAAAATGCCCGATGAGATGAAGAATAGGAAGTGA